The DNA sequence TACGTTGCGAAATAAGGGAAAAGTTAATCCGGAAATTCAAACAGGAAGGCCTGCCCTTGCCGCAGATAAGGATTGCCAGAGAAAAAGCTTTATAATTCTTCAGGTACCGGCATGGATTTAAGATTATTATGAACAAAAAAATGCCTTTTTCTCTTATGGTAATGGTTATTTTCTTTATGACCGGTAGCCTTATAGGGGCCGGGATTTTAGGGCTTCCTATTAAAACAGGAATGGCTGGCTTATTTCCCTCTTTAATAGGAACGCTGGTTATAAGCTTCGCTATGTTTATAACTGCCCTTATCTTAATGCAAGAGGCGGTAAAGACACGCCGGGAGACATTCCATTATCCCAGCATGTACCAGCAATATTTTGGTTCCGCAGGGAAATGGGCAGCTACTATAGCCAACCTGATTATACTCTATGGTTCGCTTGTAGTATATCTTTCCGGGGCAACCGCGATTATTATCAGGATTGCAAATATCCATATTCCCAGAGAGCTAATTATATTATTATTCTTTCTCCCTTTAACAGCGGTTACTATAGCTAATCCAAGAAGGCTCCTTAGGTTTAATGCCTTGTTCGTCGTATTATTAATAGTTTCTTTTATAGTGATTGTCTTAATGGGGGAGCAATTTATAAACACACAACGATTTACGCGTTCAGACTGGGGAATGCTTCCTTCTGCTCTGCCTATTATTGTGATGGCGGCTTATTTTCATAACGTTATACCTACTGCTTCAAAACAGCTGGGTTGGAATATTAAATGGATATTTATAGCAATACTCGTTACAACTATTATTGGTTTAGTTATGAATTCATTGTGGATTCAGGTAGGTATCGGAACCCTGCCATTATTAGGTAATAACGGCATCATCCATGCGTTAAATAATAATTTACCCGCAACTGTGCCTTTGGGGCAGGCAATAAAAACTCCTTTATTTGTCCCTTTTTCGCTTCTTTTTGCCTTCCTGGCAATTATTACCTCATATTTGTCTTTCGGGAATGCTACATTAGATTTTATCGATGACCTTATGATAAATTACTTTAAAGTAAAAAATAAAGCTCTGGCGATAACAGTTGCTTTTTCGCCGCCTTTAGCTATCGCTATTTTTTGCCCCAATATATTCCTTAAGGCGCTTGATTTTGTAGGAGGGATAGGTGTTGTAATACTATTCGGGATTTTACCTTGCATAATCATACTAAAAAATAAGGGTTTTCTTTTAAAACGTTTGCTGCTCATACTGGTTTTGCTTCTATTTATTGCTATCTTATTATTTAAAGTACAGCAAAATTTAAACCTTTCTAAAATCAGGCCGGGAGTAGAATATTGGACTAATTTCAGGTTTTTTTCTCATAAATAAGGAGTGTTATGCAGGTAAGGGAAATAATGTCAAGAGAGGTAATTTCGGTCAAGCGCTCAATGAAGCTAAAGGAGCTTCTGGGGATATTTGAAGGTTTCCATATATTTCCTTTAGTCCCGGTTATCGAAGAAGATAGACGTCTTATCGGAGTTGTTTCTTTCCGGAATATCATAGATGTATTTCAATCTTCCTATCCGGATGTATTAAAGCTGGTGCCTTTTTTGGATGAAGAAGAGCAGAATATATTCAAGATAGATATACTTGAAGACATCGGAGATTTAGTAGTAGTTCAAGATATAATGGATCAGGAATATATTTTTATCCGTGAGGATACTTCGCTGGAGGAAGTTTATAAATTGATGAAGCTGCATTTGAAGGAAGAGCTTCCCGTTGTGGATAGGGGAGGTAAGTTAGTAGGGAGAATAGGAATATTCGATATAATAAAATTAGTTTTTAGGCAAAAGGGGATTATAAGGTGAGCAACAATATTTTAGGGTTGGGGTTCATTTTAATTGCCGGTTTATTATCCGCCAAGATAATAAAAAAGATTAAGTTTCCTGCGGTAACAGCTTATCTGTTATTAGGCATATTGATCGGCCCCTCAATATTAAATTTAGTACCACAGGATATCCTCAAGTCTTCAGGGTTGATTTCTAATATAGTATTAGGGATAATTGCTTTTGGTATAGGCCAAAATTTCTCCAGGTTTCACCTGCGCCGTATAGGCAAGGCAGTTATATGGATTTCAGTTTTGGAGGCTTGCGGGGCCCTGGCATTAGTTACTTCTGCTTTTTATTTTCTTTTACGACAGCCGTTCTATATATCTTTAATTTTCGGGGCAATTTCATCTGCAACAGCGCCTGCTGCGACAGTGATGGTAATAAGAGAATATCGCGCAAGAGGTAATTTTACGGATACGCTTCTTGGTGTCGTGGCTATTGATGATGCCTGGTGCCTTATTATATTCGCTGTTTCCCTTGCCATATCACAGGCCATTTACGCACATACCGTAGCAGCATCTTTTATGATAAAAGTATTTTTTAATTCGCTTTTGAGCATATTCGGTTCCTTTATTTTAGGAGCCTCCATAGCGGTTCTGCTGTCTATAATCTATAGATTTGTACGTACGCAAGCAGATTTACTAATTTTAACTTTGGGTTTGGTATTCTTAAATATTGGTATTGCTATTTGGTTGAATCTGTCTGTTCTTTTGGCCAGTATGTTTTTAGGCGCGGCATTGGTTAACTTAAATCGCTATTATTTTAAATTTTTTGATAGCTTGAAAATGGTAGATTCGCCTTTATTTTTACTCTTTTTTGTCCTAGCCGGCGCAAATTTAGAGGTAGGCATTTTAAATAAACTCAGTTTAATCGGCTTAAGTTATCTTATTTTTAGGGTAACAGGTAAAATGCTGGGAGCAAATTTGGGCGCAAAAATTTCTAAGTCCACAAATAGCGTAAGAAAATATTTGGGTTATGCCTTAATTCCTCAGGCAGGCGTAGCTTTAGGGTGCGCGCTTATTGTTAAGGGCGATTTCCCACAAGTAGGGAATATGATTTTTACTACAATTGTGGCTACTACAGTTGTATATGAACTAATTGGGCCTTTATGCACAAAATATGCTTTAAAAAAAGCGGAAGATATAATAATACATTAATTTTAACATACTATAACTATAAGTGAGGCGAAAGGATTTTATGCAAGCTTCGGATTCCCCTAAATCTTTCTTTCGATTATTCTTGACAAGGAATATAATAATAGTAGACTAATAAATGTAGTTAAGTTTTATAATAGATAAAATGGGTTCAGGGGAATTCCCCTGAAGGTTTTTAGGTGGTCGGGCCGCCATCTGCGTTTATTACAGGTGGCGGCTTTTCTATTTTATTAACAGGTACTAAAAAAGAAAGGAGCCCTTATGGAATGGCAAAATACTCCTACGCCTGATGAAATAATTGATATAGGCAGGAAGAGGCTTCGCGATTACGGCAAGTATGTTCCTTTGATAATATTTGGTTTACTTGCCATTATAGGCTTAAGAGGCGTTATATACTCGATAGGCCCGGATGAGGTAGGGGTAATGCAGAGATTTGGCAGATATACGGGCTTAAGTTCTCCGGGGCTGCATGCCAAGATCCCTTTTGGTATCGATAAAGTAACTCCTATAAAAGTGGAGAAGATTTTTAAGGAGGAGTTTGGGGTAAACGGCGCGGGCGCAGAGTTTAACCAGAGGCATTCTTATAGTTCGGATTTAGAACAGTCGTTAATGCTTACCGGGGACTTAAACATACTTGATGTCCGATGGATTGTCCAATTTAAAATAAAAGACCCAATAAAATTATTGTTCGTAGTGCGTAACCCGCGCAATGTTATAAGAGATGTTTCTGAAATAATTATGCGCCGGCTTGTGGGAGATTATACTGTGGATGAGGTGTTGACTATTAAGAGGGAAGAAATAGATCACCTAGCCCAAGTTGAAATGCAGAAGATATTAGATGATTATCAGACCGGGATCCAGGTTATTACGGTGAAATTGCTGGATGTAAACCCTCCGGATAAGGTAAAGCCGGCTTTTAACGAAGTTAATGAAGCAAAGCAGGAAAAAGAGAAAATGATTAACCAGGCCTGGGAGGCATATAATAAGGCTATACCAAGGGCTAAGGGTGAAGCTGAAAAGACTATTCGTGAAGCAGAGGGGTATTCTCTTGATAAGATAAACAGGGCCAAGGGCGAGTCAGAGAGGTTTTTGGCAACTTTAGGCGAATACAAGAAAGCCCCGGAGATCACCCGTAAAAGGTTCTATCTTGAAACCCTTGCTGAGGTCCTGCCTAAGGTGAAAGAAAAATATATTATTGACCCAAGGCAATCTTCCATATTGCCGTTATTGGATATAGGCAAGAAAGGAGGGCCGCAACAATGAAAGAAGGCAGATTGGGAGCAATTTTGGGATTAGTTTTTTTTCTGGTTATAATTGTTTTTCTTGCGTTTGCAAGCGGGGCGTTGTTTATTGTGGATGAAACGAAACAAGTAGTGATTACCCAGTTCGGCAAACCAGTAGGAGACCCTATAACATCCTCGGGCCTGCATTTTAAAACGCCTTTTATTCAGCAGGCGCATTATTTTGAGAAGAGGCTTTTAGAATGGGACGGTGACCCGAATCAGATACCCACAAAAGATAAGAAATATATCTGGGTAGATACGACAGCGCGCTGGAAAATAGTGGACGCGCTAAAGTTTTTGCAGTCTGTAGGCAATGAGATAAGCGCCAGTAGCAGGCTCAATGATATTATTAACTCGGCCACCAGGGACGCTGTTACCGGAAATCTTTTAGTTGAGGCAGTAAGGGATTCAAACCGTATACTTGAGAGCAAGGATTTAGGGGAAGACGCTATAGTCAGCGAAGAAGCGCTTGAGCGTATAGATATCGGAAGGCAGCAATTGACCCGTTCTATATTGGAAAAGGCGAAGGTACTTGCCCCTCAATATGGCATTGAGATTATGGATGTGCGCATAAAGCGCATAAATTATGTAGAGGAGGTACGGAATAAAGTCTATGACAGGATGATCGCGGAAAGAAAACGCGCTGCCGAAAAATACCGTTCAGAGGGTTTTGGAAAAGCGGCCGAAATAGAGGGGCAGATCGGCAAAGAGTTGAAATTAATAACTTCAGAGGCTTATAGGAAGGCGCAGGCTATTGTTGGAAAAGCTGACGCTGAGGCGATAAATATCTATGCCAGCTCTTATGAACAGAATCCCGAATTTTATTCGTTCCTGAAGACGCTGGAAACATATAAAGGCACTATTGACGAAAAATCAACGGTGATCCTGACTACTGATAGCGATTACTATAAATATCTTAAGGCCTTGGATAAATAAAAACCCAAAACCTTTCCGTTTATTTGTTTATCCCCCGGAAAAATAGATTTTTGGGAAGGCATTTTTAGCTCTTGAGAGGGCTCTTACCGTGAAGAAAATACTTCTTATTTCATTTGAATACCCCATCGGAAAATCATACTGTGGCGGCGTCGGTCAGATTGTAGAGCAAAGCAGGGATGCCCTTTTGGCTTTGGGTTATGAAACCTACGTTCTTATAAGCTCTGGTTTCGCCAGAAAAGATCCCGTTAAGCTGCTATTTTCGGACAATTCCATCAAAAATTATCCTAATCTTGGGGCGTTCTTAAGGGATTATGACTGGTGTAATTTTGGCTATATAATCCATCATTTTGTTAACTGGACTAAAGAGCTTAAAAAGCTTACGGTACAAAAAAGAAGAAAGCCCAAGATTATATATCACTTCCACAGCATATTAAGAAGAGAGAAAGAATCTGGGTTCAGGACATTAAACCACTTCTTGTATAACCAGGAGAAAATGATTGAATTAGCAGACAGGATAATCTGTCCTTCTACCTATGAATATGATAATTTTATCAGATATTTCCCCTCTTTTATAGATAAAGTGGTTGTTATCGAGAATACGGTTGAAACCTTCGGGATAGATAAAAAGAGGATGGAAGAGATAAGGGATAGGCATAAGATTAAAAAGAATGATATAGTTTCACTTTATGTAGGCAGGCTTGAGAGGATAAAGGGGGCCCATATTTTACTCAAAGAAGCGCCTATGATTCTTAGGAAGCACCGGCATCTTAAGCTTTTTTTTGTAGGTAGGTCACTGGAGAAAGACCTGTATGAAAGATTATTGCGCCTGTGCGGACGGTTCCCCGGGCAATTTTTTTATAAAAAATATTTGGATAAAAGCGAATTATTCCAGTATTATTATTTAAGCGATATCTATATTAACAGCTCCCTAAGCGAATCGTTTTCTTTAAGCACCCACGAAAGCGCGCTCTGCAATAATGCCTTACTTTTAAACCGGCTTCCGGTTTTGGAGAAATTTAAGGATGCCGCGTTATTTTTTGACGTAAATAGCGGGGATTTTTCCGGGAAATATGATCTTTTGATAAGAAACCGCGCTTTAAGAAAAAGGCTTTCAGGGAAGGCGATCGCGATTGCTGATAAGTTCATTAACAATAATAGGTTTAAAGATAACCTCTATAAACTTCTTAATGGTTTTGTGTTTGAAGGAAAAATTTAAAAGCATAAAACGGGCGCGTCGGAGCAAAAATAATAACCGGCTTTAAAAGTAAGAAATAACAGTTGATACTCTAGGAAAGAGGCATATTTAAATGAAACTCATTGGCTGGATATTTATGATAATATCATGGGGTTTTATTCTTAGTATGTTTATTTTTTGTTTTAGTAGAATATTTAGGAAGGGCCTTGGCGGAGAAGATTCCAAGACGCTAAAAAGACTAAAGAAATAGGAAATAAGGATGCCGGTGATTATGTTGCAACAATGTGGAGTTTTTGTTCTTGCGATTCTATTTTCATTGCTATTCG is a window from the Candidatus Omnitrophota bacterium genome containing:
- a CDS encoding cation:proton antiporter yields the protein MSNNILGLGFILIAGLLSAKIIKKIKFPAVTAYLLLGILIGPSILNLVPQDILKSSGLISNIVLGIIAFGIGQNFSRFHLRRIGKAVIWISVLEACGALALVTSAFYFLLRQPFYISLIFGAISSATAPAATVMVIREYRARGNFTDTLLGVVAIDDAWCLIIFAVSLAISQAIYAHTVAASFMIKVFFNSLLSIFGSFILGASIAVLLSIIYRFVRTQADLLILTLGLVFLNIGIAIWLNLSVLLASMFLGAALVNLNRYYFKFFDSLKMVDSPLFLLFFVLAGANLEVGILNKLSLIGLSYLIFRVTGKMLGANLGAKISKSTNSVRKYLGYALIPQAGVALGCALIVKGDFPQVGNMIFTTIVATTVVYELIGPLCTKYALKKAEDIIIH
- a CDS encoding glycosyltransferase family 4 protein; the encoded protein is MKKILLISFEYPIGKSYCGGVGQIVEQSRDALLALGYETYVLISSGFARKDPVKLLFSDNSIKNYPNLGAFLRDYDWCNFGYIIHHFVNWTKELKKLTVQKRRKPKIIYHFHSILRREKESGFRTLNHFLYNQEKMIELADRIICPSTYEYDNFIRYFPSFIDKVVVIENTVETFGIDKKRMEEIRDRHKIKKNDIVSLYVGRLERIKGAHILLKEAPMILRKHRHLKLFFVGRSLEKDLYERLLRLCGRFPGQFFYKKYLDKSELFQYYYLSDIYINSSLSESFSLSTHESALCNNALLLNRLPVLEKFKDAALFFDVNSGDFSGKYDLLIRNRALRKRLSGKAIAIADKFINNNRFKDNLYKLLNGFVFEGKI
- the hflK gene encoding FtsH protease activity modulator HflK, coding for MEWQNTPTPDEIIDIGRKRLRDYGKYVPLIIFGLLAIIGLRGVIYSIGPDEVGVMQRFGRYTGLSSPGLHAKIPFGIDKVTPIKVEKIFKEEFGVNGAGAEFNQRHSYSSDLEQSLMLTGDLNILDVRWIVQFKIKDPIKLLFVVRNPRNVIRDVSEIIMRRLVGDYTVDEVLTIKREEIDHLAQVEMQKILDDYQTGIQVITVKLLDVNPPDKVKPAFNEVNEAKQEKEKMINQAWEAYNKAIPRAKGEAEKTIREAEGYSLDKINRAKGESERFLATLGEYKKAPEITRKRFYLETLAEVLPKVKEKYIIDPRQSSILPLLDIGKKGGPQQ
- a CDS encoding aromatic amino acid transport family protein; its protein translation is MNKKMPFSLMVMVIFFMTGSLIGAGILGLPIKTGMAGLFPSLIGTLVISFAMFITALILMQEAVKTRRETFHYPSMYQQYFGSAGKWAATIANLIILYGSLVVYLSGATAIIIRIANIHIPRELIILLFFLPLTAVTIANPRRLLRFNALFVVLLIVSFIVIVLMGEQFINTQRFTRSDWGMLPSALPIIVMAAYFHNVIPTASKQLGWNIKWIFIAILVTTIIGLVMNSLWIQVGIGTLPLLGNNGIIHALNNNLPATVPLGQAIKTPLFVPFSLLFAFLAIITSYLSFGNATLDFIDDLMINYFKVKNKALAITVAFSPPLAIAIFCPNIFLKALDFVGGIGVVILFGILPCIIILKNKGFLLKRLLLILVLLLFIAILLFKVQQNLNLSKIRPGVEYWTNFRFFSHK
- a CDS encoding CBS domain-containing protein, with product MSREVISVKRSMKLKELLGIFEGFHIFPLVPVIEEDRRLIGVVSFRNIIDVFQSSYPDVLKLVPFLDEEEQNIFKIDILEDIGDLVVVQDIMDQEYIFIREDTSLEEVYKLMKLHLKEELPVVDRGGKLVGRIGIFDIIKLVFRQKGIIR
- the hflC gene encoding protease modulator HflC, with translation MKEGRLGAILGLVFFLVIIVFLAFASGALFIVDETKQVVITQFGKPVGDPITSSGLHFKTPFIQQAHYFEKRLLEWDGDPNQIPTKDKKYIWVDTTARWKIVDALKFLQSVGNEISASSRLNDIINSATRDAVTGNLLVEAVRDSNRILESKDLGEDAIVSEEALERIDIGRQQLTRSILEKAKVLAPQYGIEIMDVRIKRINYVEEVRNKVYDRMIAERKRAAEKYRSEGFGKAAEIEGQIGKELKLITSEAYRKAQAIVGKADAEAINIYASSYEQNPEFYSFLKTLETYKGTIDEKSTVILTTDSDYYKYLKALDK